The Anas acuta chromosome 7, bAnaAcu1.1, whole genome shotgun sequence genome has a window encoding:
- the LOC137859176 gene encoding broad substrate specificity ATP-binding cassette transporter ABCG2-like — translation MGTAQNNSSSKNLHAVEFDLCNKDTMADTFDHSIISVGEEEGAGNFQRSLPTRESLRSPRGSVVSFHNIQYSVKQSSGFLCRRKTVEKKILQNVYGIMKPGLNAILGPTGSGKSSLLDVLAARKDPAGLSGEVLIDGIPQPPNFKCISGYVVQDDVVMGTMTVRENLHFSAALRLPSSISFQEKEERVTQIISELGLSKVANSKVGTELIRGVSGGERKRTNIGMELITEPPVLFLDEPTTGLDASTANAVLILLKKLSRRGRTIIFSIHQPRYSIFKLFDSLTLLALGKVLYHGPANQALDYFSSIGYECEPFNNPADFFLDIINGDSTAVAANKEVNEPVDTGKEVNSENGAVEQNVVSSVVDVLHQKYLNSSLYQSTKEALAKVELGRGSNHKVSKQGHEITYANGFFTQLYWVSKRSLKNLIRNPQASVAQIAVTIILALVVGAIFFGVKLDQSGIQNRVGSLFFVTTNQCFSSVSAIELFIRDKKLFVHQYTSGYYRVSAYFLALMIGDLLPMRTAPAIIFSCITYWMIGYQAVAGRFFFFMLTLILVSYTATAMSLAISAGMEVVAVANLLITICFVLMLIFSGLLVNLPSVMGWLNWLKYFSIPRYGLTALQVNELRGLYFCGEKDPNVTVSVGDAGSCPSVTSGEMCSGEAYLCSQGIAPTNWAMWENIVALFCMTVIFLIIAYAKLRFMRKFT, via the exons ATGGGAACTGCCCaaaacaacagcagctccaAAAATCTTCATGCAGTGGAGTTTGACCTGTGCAACAAGGACACAATGGCAGACACATTTGATCACAGCATCATTTCTgttggagaagaggaaggagcaggcaATTTCCAACGTTCTCTTCCAACACGGGAGTCCCTCCGATCCCCTCGGGGCTCTGTCGTGAGTTTCCATAATATCCAGTACTCCGTTAAGCAGTCCAGTGGATTCCTGTGTAGACGGAAGACTGTGGAAAAGAAGATCCTTCAAAATGTTTA tgGCATTATGAAGCCAGGCTTGAATGCTATCCTGGGGCCAACAGGGAGTGGTAAATCTTC TCTGCTAGATGTGCTGGCTGCCAGAAAGGACCCGGCAGGCCTGTCTGGAGAAGTGCTTATAGATGGCATCCCACAGCCTCCAAATTTCAAGTGCATCTCAGGATATGTCGTGCAG GATGATGTTGTCATGGGCACCATGACAGTGAGGGAGAACCTGCACTTCTCTGCTGCCCTGCGACTCCCCAGCTCCATCAGCtttcaggagaaggaagagcGAGTCACCCAGATAATCAGCGAGCTGGGATTGAGCAAAGTGGCTAATTCTAAG GTAGGAACTGAATTGATCCGGGGAGTGTCCGGAGGGGAGCGGAAGAGAACCAACATTGGGATGGAGCTCATCACAGAGCCACCAGTTCTTTTTCTGGACGAGCCAACAACTGGCCTTGATGCCAGCACAGCCAATGCTGTTCTCATCCTCCTGAAGAA gCTCTCTAGAAGAGGCCGAACCATCATATTTTCCATCCATCAACCCCGCTATTCCATATTCAAGCTGTTTGACAGCCTGACGTTACTGGCCTTGGGGAAGGTGCTGTACCATGGTCCTGCGAATCAGGCCCTGGACTATTTTAGTTCTATTG gATATGAATGTGAACCCTTTAACAACCCAGCTGACTTCTTCCTCGATATCATAAATGGTGATTCAACTGCTGTAGCAGCAAACAAGGAAGTTAATGAACCCGTGGACACAGGAAAAG AGGTGAACAGTGAAAATGGAGCGGTGGAACAGAATGTGGTCAGCAGTGTGGTGGATGTGCTACACCAGAAGTACCTCAACTCCAGCCTGTATCAGAGCACAAAGGAAGCGCTGGCAAAAGTGGAGCTGGGACGGGGAAGCAATCATAAAGTATCCAAGCAAGGGCATGAGATTACCTATGCAAATGGATTCTTCACCCAGCTGTACTGGGTGTCCAAGCGTTCCCTGAAAAACCTCATCAGGAACCCACAGGCCTCTGTTGCACAG ATTGCAGTGACCATAATTCTAGCCTTGGTTGTGGGGGccattttttttggtgtaaaaCTGGATCAAAGTGGCATTCAGAATCG CGTTGGATCCTTGTTTTTTGTCACCACAAACCAATGCTTTTCCAGTGTCTCTGCAATTGAGTTGTTCATCAGAGACAAGAAACTATTTGT TCATCAGTACACCAGTGGATATTACCGTGTGTCTGCCTACTTCCTGGCCTTGATGATAGGAGATCTACTGCCCATGAGAACTGCTCCAGCCATCATATTCTCATGCATCACTTACTGGATGATTG GATACCAAGCTGTTGCAGGCCGATTCTTCTTCTTCATGCTGACCCTGATACTGGTGTCGTACACTGCCACAGCCATGTCTCTGGCTATCAGTGCTGGGATGGAAGTGGTGGCTGTGGCGAATCTGCTCATCACTATTTGTTTTGTCCTGATGCTT ATCTTTTCAGGTCTTCTAGTAAACCTCCCTTCTGTAATGGGCTGGCTAAACTGGCTCAAGTACTTCAGCATCCCTCGATATGGCCTCACT GCTCTTCAAGTGAATGAGCTTAGGGGTCTCTACTTCTGTGGTGAGAAGGATCCAAATGTTACAGTGTCTGTGGGAGATGCAGGCAGTTGTCCTTCAGTTACTTCAGGAGAAAT GTGTTCTGGTGAAGCATACCTGTGCAGCCAAGGAATTGCACCTACCAACTGGGCAATGTGGGAAAACATAGTGGCTCTCTTCTGCATGACTGTTATCTTCCTCATCATTGCCTATGCCAAACTACGGTTTATGAGAAAGTTCACATAG
- the BLOC1S2 gene encoding biogenesis of lysosome-related organelles complex 1 subunit 2 produces the protein MATAAEGLPEAGAQPAKQDPAVETAEEAKEPAEADINELCKDMFSKMATYLTGELTATSEDYKLLENMNKLTSLKYLEMKDIAINISRNLKDLNQKYAALQPYLEQINLIEEQVAALEQAAYKLDAYSKKLEAKYKKLEKR, from the exons ATGGCGACCGCGGCGGAGGGGCTGCCCGAGGCCGGCGCGCAGCCCGCCAAGC AGGATCCTGCTGTTGAAACAGCTGAGGAAGCTAAGGAGCCCGCAGAAGCGGACATCAATGAACTCTGTAAAGATATGTTCAGCAAAATGGCCACTTACTTAACAGGTGAACTGACAG CCACCAGTGAAGACTACAAACTCTTGGAAAACATGAACAAGTTGACTAGCTTGAAGTACCTAGAAATGAAAGATATTGCCATAAACATCAGTAGAAATCTGAAGGATTTAAATCAAAAAT atgctgCTCTTCAGCCATATCTGGAACAAATCAACCTAATTGAGGAGCAGGTTGCAGCTCTGGAGCAAGCAGCTTATAAACTGGATGCATATTCCAAAAAACTTG aAGCCAAGTACAAAAAACTGGAGAAACGATGA